One Verrucomicrobiia bacterium DNA window includes the following coding sequences:
- the dusB gene encoding tRNA dihydrouridine synthase DusB → MHPGGNTVCFAAMQFGPLQLTSNLFLSPLAGYTNLPFRLVVREVGGVGLCTTDLVNARSLLEKRAKAFKLIETNAADHPLAVQLFGSVPEEMRDAAQVLEARGVNAIDINMGCPVKKVVKVGGGSAMMTELDKTAALVKGMVNAVKIPVTAKMRLGWDDDNITAPDLARALEDVGVAAIFIHGRTRQQGFSGTVNLAGIRAVAQAVKRIPVIGNGDVTTPVAAKHMLEETGCAGVSVGRGAFYDPWIFKRTKHLLATGELLPEPPFAERVRVLRRHFDLMVDVFGEELGCRMFRKIAPWYAKRFGPAAEFNKRVVLISTRTDFEVTLAHYLNWRAQFVDEQGELLPRFRQAPMVASFMQEPGEAPRQAIPVPKGPVEVW, encoded by the coding sequence GTGCATCCGGGCGGAAACACGGTATGCTTCGCCGCCATGCAGTTCGGACCGCTCCAACTGACATCCAACCTGTTCCTCTCGCCGCTGGCGGGTTACACCAACCTGCCGTTCCGGCTCGTTGTGCGCGAGGTCGGCGGCGTGGGGTTGTGCACCACGGACCTCGTCAACGCCCGCTCGCTCCTGGAGAAACGGGCGAAGGCGTTCAAATTGATCGAGACCAACGCGGCGGATCATCCGCTGGCCGTGCAATTGTTCGGCTCCGTTCCCGAAGAAATGCGGGATGCCGCGCAGGTGCTCGAAGCCCGCGGCGTCAATGCCATCGACATCAACATGGGCTGCCCGGTGAAGAAGGTGGTCAAGGTGGGCGGCGGGTCGGCGATGATGACCGAGCTGGACAAGACCGCGGCCCTCGTCAAAGGCATGGTCAATGCGGTGAAAATTCCCGTGACGGCGAAAATGCGCCTGGGCTGGGACGATGACAACATCACCGCACCGGATCTGGCCCGCGCCTTGGAGGACGTGGGCGTGGCGGCGATTTTTATTCATGGTCGCACGCGGCAGCAAGGTTTCAGCGGCACCGTCAACCTCGCGGGCATCCGCGCCGTGGCGCAGGCGGTGAAGCGGATTCCCGTCATCGGCAACGGCGACGTGACGACGCCTGTGGCCGCAAAGCACATGCTCGAGGAAACCGGCTGCGCCGGGGTGAGCGTCGGCCGTGGCGCCTTTTACGATCCGTGGATTTTCAAGCGGACGAAGCACCTGCTCGCCACCGGCGAACTGCTGCCCGAACCGCCGTTTGCCGAGCGCGTGCGCGTGCTGCGGCGGCATTTCGACCTGATGGTGGACGTGTTTGGCGAGGAACTGGGCTGCCGGATGTTCCGCAAGATTGCGCCGTGGTATGCCAAACGTTTTGGTCCGGCCGCCGAATTCAACAAGCGCGTGGTGCTGATTTCCACCCGCACTGATTTTGAGGTGACGCTGGCCCATTACCTGAACTGGCGCGCGCAATTCGTGGACGAACAGGGCGAACTCCTCCCGCGCTTCCGCCAGGCACCGATGGTGGCGTCCTTCATGCAGGAGCCGGGCGAAGCGCCGCGCCAGGCCATACCGGTGCCCAAGGGACCGGTCGAGGTGTGGTGA
- a CDS encoding ATP-binding cassette domain-containing protein, with the protein MPVIEVNGLTKSFRTYKKQPGFAGAVKGLFRRQYEQLFAVKDVSFRIEPGELVGFLGPNGAGKTTTLKMLAGLLYPTSGTASVLGHVPWQRHDDYRRQFALLLGQKNQLWWDLPARESLDLNAKIYGISDRERDRIVGEMTELLGVAEKLNVQVRELSLGERMKMELIASLLHQPKVLFLDEPTIGLDVVSQKTVREFLRDYNARHRTTILLTSHYMADIQELCERVIIIDHGVIFFDGKLEEIVDRFADFKLLTVHCAGAADCAPESLARFGEVVEQNASSIKLKVKRDRVVPVCKALLDELPVQDLDIEEVPIEDVIRRIFARQ; encoded by the coding sequence ATGCCGGTCATCGAAGTCAACGGCCTGACCAAATCCTTCCGCACCTACAAGAAGCAGCCCGGCTTCGCCGGCGCGGTGAAGGGGTTGTTCCGCCGCCAATACGAACAGCTTTTTGCCGTCAAGGACGTCAGCTTCCGCATCGAACCCGGCGAACTCGTCGGCTTTCTCGGCCCGAACGGCGCGGGCAAGACCACCACATTGAAAATGCTGGCCGGCCTGCTCTATCCCACCAGCGGCACCGCCAGCGTTCTGGGGCACGTCCCCTGGCAGCGGCACGATGATTACCGCCGCCAGTTCGCCCTGTTGCTCGGCCAGAAAAACCAGCTCTGGTGGGATCTGCCCGCACGCGAATCCCTCGATCTCAACGCCAAAATCTACGGCATCTCCGATCGCGAACGCGACCGCATCGTCGGCGAAATGACCGAACTGCTCGGCGTGGCGGAAAAGCTCAACGTCCAGGTGCGCGAACTCTCGCTGGGCGAGCGCATGAAGATGGAATTGATCGCCTCGCTGCTGCACCAGCCCAAGGTGTTGTTCCTCGACGAGCCGACCATCGGCCTCGACGTCGTTTCCCAGAAAACGGTGCGCGAGTTTCTGCGGGACTACAACGCCCGGCACCGCACCACCATCCTGTTGACCAGCCATTACATGGCCGACATCCAGGAGCTTTGCGAACGCGTGATCATCATTGATCACGGCGTGATTTTCTTCGATGGCAAGCTGGAGGAAATTGTGGACCGCTTTGCGGATTTCAAACTGCTGACCGTTCACTGCGCCGGCGCCGCCGATTGCGCGCCGGAATCGCTGGCCAGGTTCGGCGAAGTCGTCGAACAAAACGCCAGCAGCATCAAGCTCAAGGTGAAACGCGACCGCGTCGTGCCGGTGTGCAAGGCGCTGCTTGATGAACTGCCCGTGCAGGATCTCGACATTGAGGAAGTGCCGATTGAGGACGTCATCCGGCGCATCTTCGCGCGGCAGTGA